TTACAAAGTTCTTCCCAAAGATATCTTCATTGAGGAAAGTTGGTCAATGGATATAAAATAATGTTTAGCAGAATCTCTGTTACTCCCTAAAACAAGTAAAGGACATACCTTTGGGATTATAATCATTAGGTTCTGTGAAGAGTAGCCACATAAGTTTACTTAATTAAAAAGTACTAGCAATAGAACCACATTCTTTACTTCATACCTTCAATCATAGCATTCTAAAACAACTAAAACTATATAACAATATACTGACAAAATTTCACTCCACTTGTTGTAGAATTACATCGCTttctctcaaaaaaaaaaaaaaaaaaatcaagaacattcgCTTTACATAATTTAATTATAAGCTAGCAAATATTGGGACCAAATCCCACAAAACCATTTGCTCCATCAAAAGAAATTTGGATGCCTTCTTGTTGGATATTTCCTATTATAGAAAGCCCTGATGGTGATGGAGCAAATGCAAAACAGAATGTACCCTTGTCATTCACTGGAATTAGAAAGTTCCTAGCTGGAAGGGTAAAAATTTGACCACCCGAAAGGAAGAACGAAACGGTCGGTACCCGAACCATCACGAACCCGTCTAGGTCATAACACGTGTCGAATATCGAGACGGCTGGTGCCCGAGGAAGGCTCGCGGTTTCAGCTACAAACGCGTCACGAAATGCCACGTACGCCTCAGAGGGCAATCGTGTCACGGCCGTCCCTGTATCCATAACCACTCCACCGTCTCCGAGCTCGGTTATCTTAAACACGTCTTCTGATATTGGTACTCGGACACCTCCTATTCCAAGACCCGATAACCCGATATAGTAAAAACTCGGGGTCAGTGGATTTCGAATAAGCGGGACCCATGCCGCACCGACGGGTAATACCCCGCGACCGAACTCGAGCGACCCATTCGACCCGGTGCCCCGGCTCACCAAACAATAACTAAATGCCCCACCCGTTTGCCCACCAAGTTGGCCCACAAGTGACATGGACCCACCACCAAGGCCCAATAAGCCAGCAGCTGCAGTAAACATGCCACTATTACTATGTCCACACCCAATAGCCACATTTTTAACCATAGTGTGGCCAAATGTTAAAGTCTCAATAGCCATTGTACCTTTAGTATATGAACCATCACCATACATGACTTCATACTTGCACCGACCCGCATGACAACCCGAATTCTCTACCCGGTCACAAACCGACGACCCGCAAGGCACCCCGGTAAACGACACGGAAAGAGACGGGTCGAATACCGGGTCGGATTGGCTATAACACTTTGTACAAGGCTGGCATTGTACCCAAACAATATCACTACCAGAATCAAGGACCACATATTGGTTCCTAGCTGGACTACCTACACCAATCCTAACAAAATATTCTCCACTTCCTTGGTCCATACCCGAAACTATATCCGACCCGAATTCATTGACCCGGTACACGTCACTACCACTTATTCTTTTAATGAGACTAGACACCCTTTTCAAATCTCTTTCCATTCGACCCTCAAAAACTTTGCTATTATTATAAGTGAAACTGGAAAAGTGTAGTTTGTCTCTATGAATGAGCTTGAGCTTCCAGTTTCCTTGTTCTTCTACATTTTCATCATCAACATGATGAAAGTCTTCTTGTTCTTCATATGGGGTTTGGATTTTTGTATCTAAATATTGGGCAATGGTTTCTTTCACATTGAAGATTTCATGAATTGAGTTCTTGGTTTCACTTGAAGTTGCATTTGTGGTAGTAGAGAAAATGAGCACAATTAGCAACACTAGTGTTTTTTGTAAAGGGACAAACATTTCTTGGTTGTTTAAATCTTGGGAGGTGAAGTTGAGagattttatttgtttaaagattttGGGATGTGAATAAGATAAAGGTCTGAGAGGGGGTATGTggatatgtgtgtgtgtgtttgggggggggggggttgtgggGTTGGAGAAGAGACTTTTGGCCCATTTTTTGGAGGGTGGGAAGAAATAATTGAATGATGAGGTTTCATTTATGCGTTTCTTAGCTTCTATgtataagtattttttttggtttcgcA
This sequence is a window from Lycium ferocissimum isolate CSIRO_LF1 unplaced genomic scaffold, AGI_CSIRO_Lferr_CH_V1 ctg2202, whole genome shotgun sequence. Protein-coding genes within it:
- the LOC132043212 gene encoding protein ASPARTIC PROTEASE IN GUARD CELL 2-like: MFVPLQKTLVLLIVLIFSTTTNATSSETKNSIHEIFNVKETIAQYLDTKIQTPYEEQEDFHHVDDENVEEQGNWKLKLIHRDKLHFSSFTYNNSKVFEGRMERDLKRVSSLIKRISGSDVYRVNEFGSDIVSGMDQGSGEYFVRIGVGSPARNQYVVLDSGSDIVWVQCQPCTKCYSQSDPVFDPSLSVSFTGVPCGSSVCDRVENSGCHAGRCKYEVMYGDGSYTKGTMAIETLTFGHTMVKNVAIGCGHSNSGMFTAAAGLLGLGGGSMSLVGQLGGQTGGAFSYCLVSRGTGSNGSLEFGRGVLPVGAAWVPLIRNPLTPSFYYIGLSGLGIGGVRVPISEDVFKITELGDGGVVMDTGTAVTRLPSEAYVAFRDAFVAETASLPRAPAVSIFDTCYDLDGFVMVRVPTVSFFLSGGQIFTLPARNFLIPVNDKGTFCFAFAPSPSGLSIIGNIQQEGIQISFDGANGFVGFGPNIC